The Anaerohalosphaeraceae bacterium sequence TATTATGAAAGGCTAATCCGGAGCCCGAAAGATGAATGGTTTCGTAAAAACAAAATGTGGGGAGACCTGGAAAGCGAGCCGGATTCCGGAGAGTTGCACATTGCCGGATGTGAGATTGTGGCAATTTATTTGAAAGGGACGTGCAAATGAAAGGGACGTGCAAATGAAGGCGTTTGAGGATGCAAAGGGGAGGCGATGGGAGCTGTCGCTGACAATCGGCTCGGCCAAAAGGGTTCTGGAAAAACTCGGTGTCAATCTGCTCGAGCCCGAAGGAGGGGAGCCGCCCCTCCTGACGCGGCTGGGAGCGGACGCGATGCTGCTTTGCGATGTCCTGTACGTGCTGTGTGAGCCGCAGGCGGAAAAGAACGCTGTAAGCGATATCGACTTCGGCGAGTCGCTCGGCGGGGATGCAATACGAGAAGCGATGCAGGCATTCTACGAGGAACTTATCTATTTTTTCCAGCAAAGCGGCAGACCGGATCGAGCAAAGATGGTGCAAAAACAGAGGGAAATGATTCGGCTTGCCGTGCAGAACGCAGAGGGGCTTGTGGACAGGATCGACACCCAAAACGAGGTTCTGAAAGCGTTTGGGCTGGCGTCTGGAAGCTCGCAGGGGTAATCGGGGTAAATCCACTACCGCTGACCTTGCGGGAATTGGTCTGGATGTCGGAGGGCCGATTCGAAAGCCAGTGGGCGCATACAAGCAGCATAATGGCACTGATTGCCAATGTGAACCGCGATCCCAAAAAGGGGAGAGTGTTTACACCGGATGATTTCAATCCGTATGCCCGAAAGAAAACCGACCGAGTGATTGAGATTAGCAAAAGTAATATTGGTTTGATGCGTCGAGCGTTTACAGGGAAGGACTGATTCTGTGGCTGGTCAGGCAGGTGCAATTCGAGCGGGAAGGGCCTATGTCGAGCTGTTTGCCGACAACAGCCGCTTTGTGGCTGGGCTGCGGGCCGCCGAAAGCCAGCTGCGGGCCTTTGGCTCCAAAATCCAGGGGATAGGGGCTGCCATGGCGGCGTTCGGCTCTGCTGCTCTTGCCCCTTTTGCCGTTTCAACCGGCATTTATAAGGGCTTTGAAGATGTGATGCTGGCCGTACAGGCGACCTCAGGGGCGACGGCGGAAGAATATGAACGGCTGACGGAGAAGGCCAAATCTCTTGGCATGACAACATCGTTTACGGCCCAGCAGGTTGCCTCTGGGATGCTGAACCTTGCCAGGGCTGGGTTTTCCGTCAAGGAGATTGACAACTCGATAGATTCCATCCTGAACCTTGCCAGGGCAACCGGCACCGACTTGTCTGAGGCGACCGATATTGCGGCGTCCACCCTTCGGTCATTTGGGATGGAAGCAAGTGAGATGCAGCGGATTGCCGACGTGCTGACTGCCACGGCGAACCGTTCGGCCCAGACGCTGTCCGATCTTGGGGAGGCCATGAAATACGCCGCCCCGACGGCATTGGATTTTGGGCTGACGGTGGAGGATGTAGCAAAGGCCCTTGGGACACTGGCAAACTTCGGCATAAAGGGATCCATGGCCGGCACGGCCTTCCGAAACATCATGCTCCGAATGTCCGACCCGAAAATTATCAAGAAACTCAAGGAGCTCGGCGTTGTCGTAAAAGACAGCAGCGGCGGGTTTCGAAACCTTGCGGATATTATGAGAGACCTTGGGGCAGCGACAAAAGACATGGGGGATGTCGAACGCTTAAGCATTTTGAATGAACTTTTTGGTGTGCGGGCCATTGGAGCAGGGGCCAAACTGACAACAGCACAGTTTGATGAACTGATTGAGGCGATTGACAATGCTGCCGGCACGGCGGCGAAAACCGCAAAGGTGATGGATAGCGGGCTTGGCGGGGCCTTACGGCGTATGTTTTCTGCTTTCGAGGGGATTGCTGTTGCCATTGGAAGGGCAATCTCCAAGCCGCTGTCCATTGCAGCGGACGTGATTGCCGCAATCAGCAAGAGAATTATTGAGCTTGTTGATGAACATCGAGTATTGGTCGCTGTGAGCGGTGCCGCCGCCGCTGCAATCGTTGCAACCGGTATGGCTTTGGTTGGGCTTGGGATAGCGTTTAAGGTGGCGGCTTTCGCCTTGGGAACCGTGCGTGTGCTGATAACCGCACTGCTGCTGCCGTTTAAGGCCCTCTCTGTCGTCTTTGCTATGCTTGCCTCGCCCATAGGGCTGACGGTTGCCGCCCTTGGCGGATTGACGGGGGCCCTTCTGTACACAAGCGGGGCCGGCGGCAAGGCAATCTCATTTTTGTCGTCGAAGTTTTCCGATCTGAAATCGGCCGCCATTGAGGCGTGGGAGGGCATAGCTGCGGCCTACGCAAAGGGGGATCTTGGGCTGGCGATGAGGATTGCCTGGCTGACAATCAAAATGGAGTTTGAGGAGGGGATAAATGAGATTC is a genomic window containing:
- a CDS encoding phage tail tape measure protein; translation: MAGQAGAIRAGRAYVELFADNSRFVAGLRAAESQLRAFGSKIQGIGAAMAAFGSAALAPFAVSTGIYKGFEDVMLAVQATSGATAEEYERLTEKAKSLGMTTSFTAQQVASGMLNLARAGFSVKEIDNSIDSILNLARATGTDLSEATDIAASTLRSFGMEASEMQRIADVLTATANRSAQTLSDLGEAMKYAAPTALDFGLTVEDVAKALGTLANFGIKGSMAGTAFRNIMLRMSDPKIIKKLKELGVVVKDSSGGFRNLADIMRDLGAATKDMGDVERLSILNELFGVRAIGAGAKLTTAQFDELIEAIDNAAGTAAKTAKVMDSGLGGALRRMFSAFEGIAVAIGRAISKPLSIAADVIAAISKRIIELVDEHRVLVAVSGAAAAAIVATGMALVGLGIAFKVAAFALGTVRVLITALLLPFKALSVVFAMLASPIGLTVAALGGLTGALLYTSGAGGKAISFLSSKFSDLKSAAIEAWEGIAAAYAKGDLGLAMRIAWLTIKMEFEEGINEIRKKWVDFRFWFAEIAYDAFYGALAAWEIVQHGIVVGMIEAAAAATNAWDTFVSWWKKAIEGTAMALAKVYNWMMSLVDRNWDSEAFASGLNEELQGGLEKIDIELEEKKKETESRRQQMRDQAGGDYETALEDIARERLKTGEYIEAAHQEEVEKIAEKLKEAKREWEEAVKQAKEVSKGEEIEPPKQAAFDAAQSARAQVRDMLEGATARGTFSSAALYGLGAGGVAQRIAEATAETARNTRKIAENTEEGAAFL